GCCAAGCGGGGGAGCGTGGAAAGGCACCTGCACCACCTCTGGCCCTACGCCCGCTTCCGTTCGCTGCTGGAGTATAAGGCGGCCCTGAGGGGGGTGCGGGTGGTGGCGGTGGACCCGAGGCACACCAGCCAGGAGTGCCCCCGCTGCGGCCACACCGAGCGGGGCAACCGGCGGAGCCAGGCCCTCTTCCGCTGCACGGCGTGCGGCTTCCAGCACAACGCCGACTGGGTAGCCGCTACCAACATTGCCCGGAGAGCAGGCTCGACGGGCATGGGCCGTTGTAAACCGGCCCGTATTCTGAGGGTGTCTTCTCTGCATCGTCTTCCCTCGGAAAGCCCCCGCCTTTAGGCGTGGGGTGGTTTACCTTCCGAACAGTCCTCCTTTCTTACCCATTCCAAGATACCGGCTCACCCGCCGCACCCACGACTCCAGCGCCGCGATGCGGCTCTCCGTCGAGCGCCGCATGAGCTCCTCGGCCTCCTCCAGCCGGTTCTCCACCTCCAGCAGTATCCGCCCGCGCTCCTCGTCCATCCGTGCCCGGAGCTCCCGTATCTCCTTCTTGCCCGGAGGCGCGGACTTTTCCTCGGAAGAGGAAGCAGGCGCGAGGGTGTCTACCCTATGGCTCACCTTCAGGGCCAGGTCGCGGGCCTCCCGCCCGGCCTCATCGTCGTCGGCCAGCAAATAGACATGCCGCCCCTTCAGGCGTTCCCAGGGGATGTGACCCTCCACGCCGGGCATCCCGAGCACATCACCGCCCCCTCCGAGGGCGAACCAGGCGGCGATGGCGTTGAGCTCGCCCTCCACCACCAGGACCGGACGGCCGGGGTGCTGCCCGAAGCCGGGGGAGTGCCACGCGGGGGCTCCCCGGCCTGGGGTGAGGTAGCGGTAGCGGTAACCCCTGGGCTCCCGGAGCCGGACCTTGATGGCCTGGAGCTCACCCGAGGGCCCCAGGATGGGGATCACCAGGTCGCCCTCCCGGCTCCTGCCCAGCCCTACCCGCCGGGCCTGGGCCAGGGTGATCCCCCGTCCCCGAATGCTTTCCCCGTCAAGGCGCATCTGGGCCGCCCGGAGCGCGGCCTTTTCCCTCGGGTGCAGGGGCGCAGCCCGTCCCCATAAAGAATCTGCCCCTGGGCGTACGACCCTGGAGGGGTCGTCCCGAAGGGAATCTGCCCCCAGGCGTATGGCCCCGCCGTCCCGGGGGGAATCTGCCCTGGCGTGCGGGGCAGGGGGGACCAGCCCCCCTTCAGCGGCCTCCTTGATCAGCGCCGCCGCCTGCTCCTTGGAGAGCCCCGCCCTGAGCAGCAGGTGGAAGGCGTTGCCGCTTTCCCCGGTGGCGTGGTCCTTCCAGAACCACATCCCTCGGGCCCGGAAGAGCGAGAGCGAGGGATTCCGATCCCCCCGCCACGCCGCGCGGCAGACCCCGGCCCGCCCCGCTCTCGCCCCCGACTCCGGCCACAGCCGGGCCACCAGGCCGGGGAGGTCAACCCTCTCGATGGAGCGTGTCAGGGCATCGTCTGTCATCGGCTTCCTCCTCCAGTTCGTGCGAGAGCGTCTCCAGGCTCTCCCCCCGCCAGACCTGGACCTCGATCCAGGCCAGCCCCTCGCCCACCAGCAGCCGCCCGCCCGCCTCCATGCCGCAGATGCCCCGGGAGGTCCACTGGGCCCTGCCGGTCATCTCCAGCACGTCCTGAAGGCGGTCAGGGAGCAATGACAGCGGGTGCAGCCGGACTCCCATTCCCTCGAGTTCAAAGGCGACCTCGAGCCTGGGACCTTCCGCGGGGAACGGAACTTCCCTGGCAAAGCGCCGCAACCCCTCAACCGTCCCCACAGGCAGCGAGATCGCGATGCCGCACTCACGCGGGGATGCCAAGAAAAATTCTCGCTCGGTCATAGTTCCAATGTAGCCTCAAGGCTTCTCATCTTTTTTGATTTATGAGAAACCGCCTTTTGCTCTTTTGGTGCGTCACACGCACCCTGGTTCTGGTTTGCAAACCCACTCGCGCGCCATTCTCTGCCGAGGACAATCCCGACTGCCCGCACCTGAGCCGTCAAGTCCCCCTCGTTTGTAGAAAACCGGCGCACCAAAGCTATGCGCCGTGGCTGGGCGGGCACTCAAATCCCTCCGCGATCTGGAGCAGCAACCGCTCCTCGCTCACACCCAAACGCCCTGCCAGCACCCTCGCTAACTGACGGCTGTACACGAGCGATGGACTGCGTACCTCCCCCCGCTCCCATTTGGTCAGCAATGAGACCGTAATTCCGGAAGCCCTTGCCAACGCTTCCCGACTTAAACCCGCCTGAACCCGCAATTGCCGCACAACATTTGCCATGCGCTCACTTTACAATACGTTATTATTTTTTGTAAACAATACATTACCAGTAATGAGTTACTGGTAACTCTTTGTAATAGAATCCCCTCATGGCAAAAAAAAGCTTTCGCACCTCCACCACCCCCTCACTCACAACCCCCAACTGGGCACGCCTCCTACAGACAAGACGAGAAAAGCTCGGCCTTTCACGTGAGGGGTTAGCCCTGGCTGCGGGCATTTCCCCTTCCCTCGTAGCCAAGCTGGAGCGCGGTGTTCACGACATTCGTGATGTGAGCGTGGGCCGATTGCATTCGCTGCTGCAGGCGCTCCACCTCCCTTCAGTGGATTTCCTGCTCAGCGAAGACAATTCCAATGAGTTCACACCCTCCACTCCTGGCGTTGCTTTGCTGTCCTACTACCCAGCGCTGCTTCCAGCCTGCGTTGGAGAGGCAGCGCCCGGTCATGGTCACATTGATGCCCGGTTCCTTCCTACCCGTTCCAGCTATACCGACTTCTTCCTGGCCAAGCTGGGGCGGGATGCCCTCTGTAGCGAGGATTTATCAATCAAAGAGGGCTCGGTTTTGGTAGTAGAGCGTAGGCCTGCCAGAGAGCGGGGCATCGTCCTGCTCAGCCTTATCGAGGGTACCCGGCGGCCTCTACTGTACCGCCTGCCCACTGAGCCCTGTCTGGTAAGGCCGGTTAGTGGGGTAGGAGAGGTGTATTGGCTCCTGCCGGACGGCGCCCTCCAGCTCCCCGCCGGTAAGAAAGCCGCCATATATCCCGTCCCAGTGGGCGTCGTCCACGGGGAGTTTCGCTCGTTATGAAGCGCTGTGCCCTCTACACCCGCGTCTCCACCGAGGAGCAGGTCGAGCGCTACTCCCTCGAGGCCCAGCGCGAGGTCCTGGAGCGCTGGGCAGGGGCGCTGGGGTACGAGGTCGCTGACACCTACACCGACCCCGGCTACTCGGGAGCTCAGGAGGATCGGCCCGCTCTGACCCGTCTGCTCGCGGATGCACAGGAGGGACGTTTTGCGGTGGTGCTGGTCTACCGGCTCGACCGGCTGGCCCGCAAGGTGCGTCTGGCCTACGACCTCATCGAGCGGTTGGAGCGGTGCGGGGTGGGACTCATGAGCTACTCCGAGCCGAATATCAATACCACCACCTCCATCGGTAAGGCGGTGCTGGGGATCATGGCCGTCTTCGCCGAGTGGGAGCGGGACACCTTCGCCGAACGCAGCCGTCTGGGCATGCACAAGGCCGCCCGGATGGGAAAGTACCTCGGTGGCATCGTGCCCTATGGCTACACCGTCGAAGACGGTCGCCTGGCTCCTTTGCCCGAGGAGGCGGCGGTGGTGCAGCAGATGTTCGCCTGGGTGGCCGAACGGGGCTGGAGCACCGAGCGGGTAGCCCAGGAACTCAACCGCCTGGGCATCCCCCCGAAGTACCGCCGCGAGGGGCGCGGGGTACGGGGTAAACGCACCGCTGGGGTCTGGCGCGGGGGTGGGGTGCTGCGCATCCTCAAGAACCGTACCTATATCGGTGAGTACGTCTACGGCAAGCGCACCCGCAAACCTCAGCCTGAACTGGTGTCGGTGCCGGTACCCCCCCTTGTAGAGCCTGTCCTCTTCGAGGCAGCCCAGGAGCAGCTATCCCGCAACGCCCTGTTCGCCCTGCGCAACGCCCGCAGCGTGTACCTGCTCAAGGGACTCATCCGCTGCGGGATGTGTGGGCGCGCCTATGTCGGATCAGCCGGCTACTATGCGTGCGTGGGGCGAACCAACCGTCAGGCGTCTCCCATTCCCGAGATGAGATGTACCGCTCCGCACGTGCGCAGAGGAGAGCTGGAAGAGAGGATCTGGCACGACATCCGCTCCTTCCTGCTCAACCCTGGTGAGGCCTTGCAGGCTTTCATAAATGAGGAGTCCCCGGAAAGCAATGAAGTCTCCCTGCTGGAAAGACGCTTGCAGGCCCTCCTCGAAGCCCGGGCCCGCCTGCTGGATCTTTATCTGGAGGGAGGGGTGGAAAAGGAAACCTACTACGCCCGCCTCGAAGATCTGGACACCCGCGTCCGGGAAGTCCAGGTGAGCGTGGAAGCAGCCCGGCAGCGCTCCATCGCCGAGCGCCAGCGCAAGGAAGCCCTCCACTCCCTGGAGAGCCTCTCGGCCCGCCTGCGTGATCGGATAGACCGCCTTACCCCGGAAGAGAAGCAAGCCGTGGCACGGGAGTTGGTGGAGGGGGTGACGGTGCGGCCCGGAAAGGGAGAGGTCGAGGTTGAGGTGCGTTACCGGTTCGGGCAGATTGCACCTCACACGGGCAGGGGTTCATGGCCGCCACCAGGAGGAACCGAGCGGGATAGGTGAAGCTGGCCCGGGCACGGGAGATGGTGACCACGCCATCTTCCAGGGGTTGGCGCAGGACTTCCAGCGCGTCGCGCGAGAACTCGGGGAACTCGTCCATGAACAGCACGCCGCGGTGAGCCAGTGAGATCTCGCCCGGCTTGGGCACCGAGCCCCCGCCGATGAGCCCGACGTCGGAGATGGTGGCGTGGGGTGCGCGGTAGGGGGGTGTGCGGATGAGCCCCCCGCCCACGAGCTTGCCCGCAGCCGAGTGGATGCGGGTGACCTCGAGCGCCTCCTCCCGCCCCAACAGGGGCAGCAATCTCGGCATTCGCTTGGCCAGCATGGTCTTACCCGAACCCGGCGTGCCTACCATCAGCAGGTGGTGACCCCCAGCGGCGGCAATTTCGAGCGCCCGCTTGGCTTTGGCCTGCCCCTTGACGTCGAGCAGATCGGGGCCGGTCTCGAGCGCCTCCACGGCATCGGGGGGCGAGGTGGGTTCGAGGGGGTGCTCCCCGATGAGGAATTCGACCGCCTGCCGCAGGCTTTCCGGACCATACACCTCGATGCCCTCGATCAGGGCCGCTTCCCGGGCCGACGTGGAAGGCATCAGCAGCTTGAAGCCCTCGGCCAGCGCTCCCAGGGCCAGGTTGACCCCGCCCAGCACGATCCTCAGTTCCCCGTTCAGCCCCAGCTCCCCGGCAGCCGCAATTCCCTCGAGGCTGGTCTGCGATACCACCCCCTGGGCGCACAGCAGCCCCAAGGCGATGGGCAGATCGTAATGGCTGCCTTCCTTGCGCAATTCGGCGGGGGCTAAGTTGACCACCACCCGCCCCTGGGGGTAGGGGAAACCCGAGTTCTTGAGTGCCGAGCGCACCCGTTCACGTGATTCCTCAACTGCCTTGTCGGGCAGGCCGACGACGGTGTAGCTGGGCATTCCCGGCGAAACGTCGACTTCCACGGTGACGGGCTGGGCCTCGAGCCCGTAAAGGCTATAGGTTCGCACTTGAGCAAGCATCTGATTCCAGAGTCTATCCGAAAGATTTTGCCATGTCGCCGGCGTGAGCCTCTTCGCTCGGAAAGGAAAGCTGCGGGAGAAGTCGATCTAAGCGGGTCGGGGGTGTGAGCCGGGATTCGGCTTTGATCACATTGGGCTTTAGCCTACTCGGTAAAATGGCGCGATGCGTCTTCGCCT
The window above is part of the Calidithermus timidus DSM 17022 genome. Proteins encoded here:
- a CDS encoding helix-turn-helix domain-containing protein, giving the protein MAKKSFRTSTTPSLTTPNWARLLQTRREKLGLSREGLALAAGISPSLVAKLERGVHDIRDVSVGRLHSLLQALHLPSVDFLLSEDNSNEFTPSTPGVALLSYYPALLPACVGEAAPGHGHIDARFLPTRSSYTDFFLAKLGRDALCSEDLSIKEGSVLVVERRPARERGIVLLSLIEGTRRPLLYRLPTEPCLVRPVSGVGEVYWLLPDGALQLPAGKKAAIYPVPVGVVHGEFRSL
- a CDS encoding recombinase family protein; translation: MKRCALYTRVSTEEQVERYSLEAQREVLERWAGALGYEVADTYTDPGYSGAQEDRPALTRLLADAQEGRFAVVLVYRLDRLARKVRLAYDLIERLERCGVGLMSYSEPNINTTTSIGKAVLGIMAVFAEWERDTFAERSRLGMHKAARMGKYLGGIVPYGYTVEDGRLAPLPEEAAVVQQMFAWVAERGWSTERVAQELNRLGIPPKYRREGRGVRGKRTAGVWRGGGVLRILKNRTYIGEYVYGKRTRKPQPELVSVPVPPLVEPVLFEAAQEQLSRNALFALRNARSVYLLKGLIRCGMCGRAYVGSAGYYACVGRTNRQASPIPEMRCTAPHVRRGELEERIWHDIRSFLLNPGEALQAFINEESPESNEVSLLERRLQALLEARARLLDLYLEGGVEKETYYARLEDLDTRVREVQVSVEAARQRSIAERQRKEALHSLESLSARLRDRIDRLTPEEKQAVARELVEGVTVRPGKGEVEVEVRYRFGQIAPHTGRGSWPPPGGTERDR
- a CDS encoding helix-turn-helix transcriptional regulator; the encoded protein is MANVVRQLRVQAGLSREALARASGITVSLLTKWERGEVRSPSLVYSRQLARVLAGRLGVSEERLLLQIAEGFECPPSHGA